GCAATATGTGAGGAAGAGTACACTCGAAACCATGGTGAGTTGAATGAGGATAATGAGTTGAGTGAGGATAATGAGGATTTGAACCCTGATGTGGGGGTTCGTCGAAGCTCCCGGGTTCGCTGTGCCCCAGTGCTGCTCGACGCTTCTCCAGCTCCGCCGAAGAAAAGGCGGAAGGTGGGGAAGGGTGGAATTAGTCGTAGTGTGGAGGGTGCTAGGAGATTAGGGCGAAAAAATAAAGGTTCTGGTGGGACTTGGAGTTCTAGGTTGAGATCAAGAGTTGGCAATGTAGGTGTTAGGGTGAAGGAGGAGACAGAATCGCCTCGGGGGAAGAGGAAGCTTTTTGAGGGAATGGTTAGAAGGAGGGGTGATAGGGAGGTTGGTAGGAAAGAGGAGTTGGGAGGTTTGATGCCGAAAGTGGTTAAGTCAAAGAGACCGGGGAGGATTAAAGCCACAAAGCATGAGGAAGGGCATGAAGAGGATGTGTCTGATGGGAGTTTGGAGGAGAGTAAGAGTCAGGAAGTGGAGATTGTGTTGAGCAGTGGTGAGGAGAGTGATTCTGATTCAGAAACCGAATCGTGTGGAGGGGATCGCATGGATGATTCGGATGGAAATACCTCTCCTGTGATAGGGAATGAGGAGGGGAATCTGATGGATGATTCAGATGGAGATGTCTCTCCTATGATAAGGAATGAGGAGGGGGATCAGATGGATGATTTGGATGGAAATGACCCTCTGATGGTAGGGAACGAGGAGAAGAACTTACCCAACGATTTGCAAATAGAGGAATGTGGTGGTAACGCTGAACCGTCTCCAGTGGAACATTTAGTTAAAGTGGATGATCAGTTAGAGAGTGCGAAGGAAAGCAAAAGAGTAGGTGATGTAGCTGAACAGGTAGATAATAAAGGATCTGTTGGTAAGGAGGTTGATGTCAACGAAAATGTCTTGAAAGATGCAAATGATGGCAAGGAAGCTGACGTTGATGAAAATGTCTTGAAAGATGCAAATGTTGGGAGGCTGGATGAGTTGAAACATGCTTCAGTTGACAAGCGTGGTCACCAGCGTATCAAAGAGGGAAGACGGTGTGGTTTGTGCGGTGGAGGGAGCGATGGTAAGCCTCCAAAAAGGTTAGCTCAGGATAATGGTGAAAGTGAGAATGAAGCTTATAGTGGGTCATCATCTTCAGAGGAGACTAATTATGATATCTGGGATGGTTTTGATGATGAACCTGCTTGGCTTGGGCGTCTCTTGGGTCCTATTAATGATCACTGTGGTATTGCTAGAATATGGGTTCATCTGCACTGTGCTGTATGGAGTCCGGAGGTGCGGTTTTAATTTAGTAGTATGTGAAACATGGCTTGCATCATGAAACTCTGCATATTGCGAGCTTGAGGTTTATGTAAGACTTTAGAGATTAACATTGCAGACTTGTTGATCACaatgacattttaattttaatacgtTCTAAAAGCTCGGTTTGGTAGTAAAAGTCTTGCTCTGGTAATTGTTAATGAAGCAGAATAAGTTCTAAACTGATAATAACTAATACATCTTCATTTCCTAGACGTTCccctttttgtttccttttgaatATAACTTGCATAATGGATATAAGACAACCACTTGCTTTTACAGTTCTCGACCTTGGATGTAGATTAAACACTAGATACAAGGTAAGATGCTTTGGTGTGTTTGGAAACCCATTACAACTCAGTTGAATGGAGACTTCCCACTTTCCAATGCACAAACTGAGAAGGAAGGGACTTattggaaacaaacacacactgAAGATCCATTGTTTCTTTAAACTTAAACtgtttataaactttttttctttaaccatTTCAATTTTGTCATCTGTCCCAAATTCCAAATGAACATATTGACCTTTTTTTGGGCCTGAAAATATAGATGCTATGTTAAGCCTTTCTAGTAAAATATGCATGCTGTATAGTTAATATTGTCCATAGTAATGAGCAGACGTTGCCAACTCCTGACCCAAAAAGGTTGTGTCCCCTCCTCCCCGGCTCTTTGTTAAACTTTATTAACTTAATAGTTTGGTTGCTCAGAGTTGACAGTCAAATTGTCTTTCTATTTGTAgcttagtcaaatttttgttaaagtaaatatttgttgTGACAAACTTCTGCAGGTTTATTTTGCTAACTTTGGATGCTTAAAAAATGTGAGGGCTGCACTTTTCCGAGGAAGAGCATTGAAGTGCACTCGCTGTGGGAGGCGAGGGGCAACCACTGGTTGTCGTGTCGATCGTTGTCCAAGAACTTATCACTTGGTTGGTTGAGTTTTCTCATTAAGAATAACATTCACAAATATTTTGAATTCCCTTTATTTTGCTACTACAAGCAAGAAAAACATTCTTTTATACCAACCATGAGTTAAAACTAACACTCTATCTGGGTTTTGCAGCCTTGTGCAAGAGCAAGTGGTTGCATCTTTGATCATCGTAAATTTCTTATAGCTTGCACAGATCATCGGCATCTCTTCCAACCTTGtggtaataaatatttatcctgGATAAAGAAGTTGAAGGCAAGGAAAATGATGTGGGAGATAAGGAAGCGATCAAATGAAGCTTGTAGAAAAGATATTGGAGATGAAGAGAGATGGTTGGAAAATTGTGGAGAGGATGAAGAATTTTTGAAACGAGAAAACAAGAGGCTTCATCGTGATTTATTGAGAATAGCCCCAGTGTACATTGGGGGTTCAGAATCTGCCAGTGAAAATTCATTTCAGGGATGGGAATCTGTTGCTGGGCTTAAAGATGTCATCTGTTGTATGAAAGAAGTTGTTATTTTACCTCTGCTATATCCTGAGCTCTTTGATAATTTAGGGCTTACACCTCCAAGAGGTGTTCTCTTGCATGGGCATCCTGGAACTGGGAAAACCTTGGTGGTCCGGGCATTGATAGGTGCATGTTCCCGTGGTGATAAGCGGGTTGCATATTTTGCCCGTAAAGGTGCAGATTGCTTGGGGAAGTATGTTGGTGATGCTGAGCGTCAACTAAGACTATTATTTCAGGTTGCTGAGAAATGTCAACCTTCTATAATATTCTTTGATGAAATAGATGGGCTGGCACCCTGCCGCACTAGGCAGCAAGATCAGACGCATAGCTCTGTTGTGTCAACATTGCTTGCTCTTATGGATGGTTTGAAATCTAGGGGTTCAGTTGTGGTCATAGGTGCGACAAACTGTCCTGAATCTGTTGATCCAGCACTTAGGCGCCCTGGTAGATTTGATCGggaaatttattttccattacCATCAATTGAGGACAGAGCTTCCATTCTCTCACTTCACACCCAGAAGTGGCCAAAACCAATTACTGGATCCTTGCTTGAGTGGATTGCAAGAAAAACATCTGGCTTTGCTGGTGCTGATCTCCAGGCTCTTTGTACCCAAGCGGCGATGAATGCGTTGAAGAGGAATTTCCCTTTGCAAGAAGTCCTGTCTTTAGCTGCTGAAGAAAAACATTCTGGTTCTAAGCACATTCCTCTTCCATCCTTTGCAGTGGAGGAGAGGGATTGGTTAGAGGCTTATTTTTCGTCCCCACTACCTTGCTCCCGGAGAGATGCTGGAAATGCTGCTAATGATGTAGTATGCTACCCTCTTCCCATCCAACTTATTCCTTGTTTATTGCAGCCATTATGCACTCTTCTTGTATCTCTTTATCTTGATGAACGTCTATGGTTACCACTTCCCATATCTAAAGCTGCAACAGTGATAAAGGATGTCATGATTTCTGCTCTAGACAAAAAGCAAAAGCCTTCTGATCACTGGTGGTTGCACATGGATGattttcttcaagaaacaaaCATTGTTTATGAGTTAAAGAGAAACCTTACTTGTTCTGGCATTTTATCTGCCAACGATGGCATTGCTGGTTCTTTTGATACTGTGGATGATGCCAATAATAACAGCTTGAAGTTTGAATCTTCCACAAGGAACCATCTTGGCATGCATAGTGGTTTATGTGCATTGACCAACAAATCAGGATTTCGGATACTAATATCTGGAAATTCACGATCTGGCCAGAGACATCTTGCTTCTTCCCTTCTTCACTGCTTTATTGGTAATATTGAAGTGCAGAAGATTGATATGGCAACTATTTTACAAGAAGGGCATGGAGTAGTGGTGCAAGGGATTGGTCAGATACTAAGTatgtctctcttttttattgtttggcTGGTAATGTTGATTTTTGTTCTCTTGGAATCACTGTTAACTAAATATGCTAATTAACAAAAACTCTGGAGATCAAATAAGCTGTCATCATTTGTTCATTGTTGCTGAGGTTATACTTATGACTTAGGCTTACAAAGATAATACTTTTCTTTTCCTAGCCACTGAAAGGTGCCAAGTGTGAGAGAGGAGTTGAAGTTGTTGCTCTATACTAGATGTTTAAAGTTACTGCACAAAGATTAAGAAATATTTGATGaaactcaatttttatatttggacTAAAATGTCCTTATTTAATACCTTGATTTTTGATACTTGTGCCACTAGTAGTGGGTATTAAATAAGtgtatatttgataaaaatgcattaattagactttgaaatcctaaaacatttattattttgggaaaaaaatagaaagctaAAACATCAAAAGATATGGGAAGGAGGTAGTACAAAATATTGATGCTCAACTATTTTCATAATTGTATCAACTTATAGATATAGATCTGATACTCACCGTTAGATTCTGTGGCAGTGAAATGTGCTAGCAGGCAATCTTGCATAGTATTCTTGCCAAGAATTGATTTATGGGCTGTGGAGAAACATTTCCAAATTGCTGAAAGGATAGATTCGTGTTTAACAATGGGCAAGTCTTGTTTCACACCAAACGAAGTTGTTCAGAAGGAAAATGACATTAGTAATGAGAAAAACTCAACTGAGATGACCAAAGGCCAAGCCAACACAAAGGCTTCATATGCCTGGATGTCATTTATTGAGCAGGTGGAATCCATTGATGTATCGACATCCTTGATGATTCTGGTATGAATacttttttgcttttaataATTAAGCCTTTATACCATTGGTTCCTAGGTTTTTGCTCCTTTTTTTTAGGTTGAATGTTGATTTATGTTACTTCACTAGTTTCTTATTTGTCATTTTGGAATATATTAATACAATTTCGTATTGATATTGAGTAATTCTTATGACTTTTAACATTGAGTAATTCTTATGGCttggtcaattttttttaatctcaattATCCTTGTTTTTTGCAAGAATAGGTCATTCATTTTAGTATTAGCTagacatttaataatattttatattggttAGTAGAtccttatatttttgtttttcatttgtgaCAGGCTACTTCAGAAGTTCCCTATACAGAACTTCCGTGCAAAGTAAGAGAATTCTTCAAGAGTTACCAATCTAAAGATGGCCGATCAACTCCTTTGGAGCAGACAATTCCTCGATTCTCTGTGCAAATTGATGAGAATTTTGATCATGACATGGTGATCAATCTATCTGCACTAGAGCTATTGAGAATTGTAGTTGAGCAGCTGGTTCAATTGATTCATCAGAGATCTCATGTTCATATGGGTTCCCAAAAGGGCAGAAGTTATAAATCAATTGAAGTTTCTAAAGATAAGGAGGTATGCCAAAGAAAAGAAGATGGACCAGCTAATGATAAGAGGGAAATCCAACTTGAATCCTTTACCAAAGTTCCACCAACACCCAACAGCAAGTCAATGAAGGGAAAGTCAATCCTGTTATTAGCAATATCCACATTTGGCTATCAAATTCTTTTATACCCACATTTTACTGAACTTTGTTGGGTCACTTCAAAACTCGATGAAGGTCCTTGTACTGATGTAAGTGGACCTTGGAGGGGCTGGCCTTTCAATTCCTGTATAATTCGTCCTAATAATTCACACGACCAGGTGGCAGTATCTTGTAGTTCTGGTGGCACCAAAAGCAGAGAAGCATCTGGTCTGGTCAGAGGCTTGATTGCTGTTGGTTTATCAGCTTACAGAGGTGTTTACAAATCAGTTAGGGAAGTTTCCCTTGATGTAAGGAAGGTTCTCGAGATCTTAATTGAGAAAATCAATACCAGAATTCAAGCTGGGAAAGATAGATATCAATATTTTCGTATTTTGTCACAAGTGGCTTATTTGGAAGACATGGTCAACAACTGGGCTTACTCGTTGCTAAGGTATTACTGCTTTTCCTTTACTATGCATGTTtgtttaattactatttttttgtgTGGATTTGGTTTCTAACAGTAATTCCTTCCATTTTAGTCTGGAGCAGGATTCCCCTGAGCATAAAATAAAGGCTATACCAGCAAGTGGTGGGCCATTAAACAGTCATCTCACACATGAAAATCACCAAACTGAAGGTGAGGACTGTCATTTAGTTGTTCCTGTAGATGGTAATGATTTGGAGACATTGGAGGGAAGTCAGAAGGAAATTCCTGCTGAAACAACTGGATGTCTTGCCTCTGATGACAAAAATGATAATGCAGACATTTTTGATTGTGATGATGGAAATGCTAGTTCTGAAGGACATCTACAGAACCATTCTTTTTCAGATAAGAATATCAACAACTCTATTGCTGCAAGCCAACCACTTTATCCATCCACAAGTCAGGAGAATGGTATTTTATTTGGACAATCTGAATTTGTAACTGCTGGAAATAATGAAGAGATGGATGGAGAACTGGGGATTTCAAAAGGCTTGAACAAATCCACGTGCACTCAATCTGTGGTCCCTTCTGAAAATGGACTCCACACTGCTTGCGAACCAAAGAAACACGATGTTGAGATTGGGAACATTAGGTCTGATCAGCCTCTTAGCTTGCCCTCTGTAGAGACCGGTGCTAAATCAAGTGATGTTAAATCTGATAAACAAGAGAATGCCCCAGACAGTAATGTCTCTTCAAGTAATGGCTGTGGCCCTGCTGAATCCGGGGTTATTTGCTTGTATCAATGTTGCCCTGCATGTCTCCACAGTCTGCATCATTTGACAAAGAAAATACTTGTTGAAAAGTGGGGTTTAAACAGTGACAAGTGGACAGCAGAAGATGTCCATGATGCTGTTGCATCATTATCTGTGGATCTTATTTCAGCAGTTAGAAAATGCTTTATGCCTGAAGATTTCATTGATTCATCAAATAAAACCTCAAGAAATGAAAAGCGTGGAACATCTCTCGACTGTTTGAAACTGAGCACGTGTAATAATGGAAACCAACGCAAGGATGTTGTGCCAGCTGAATGTGTTTCTCACTCAGCAAGCCAACATGCAACTGCAATGGAAGGTATGGTGCTGAATGAAGAATCATCCAAGCATGATCTTAAATTTGTTTTCAGAGATGGTGTACTAGTTCATTTGGACCCAGACAAGGATGTCTCAGTTCACTGTAAATTTGAGAACTTGTGCCTTTGTTCTCTAAGAGAGTTGATAGTAATGAAAAAGCGCCCTTTTGATTAGGCTATATTGTTTCATAGCTTGGATTGCATAGCAATTTTTTGGTGCTGATGCGGCATTTGTATATAACTTTTTCTGAGATTGAAATATAGTTTTGACCAGGAAATTAAGTTTCTAGTGCTTCCATCATCAAAAGTCAAAACCACAGCCTTGAATCCTCGTATGTCAGCTAACTTGATTATTTCTGTAGAATCTAACCAAACGTTTATTACTCCCTCGGTCGTATTTGTCATTTTAGAATATtaagattttttcttcttctagtaATACTCAAGAAATAGATGCATTAATGGATGTATTGCCAGTGTAGCTAATCGTTTTTGCAAGAATATTTTAGtcaaatgtaattattttatcgTAGGGATTAGTATAATCAATTGTTGTTTTTAAGATTTGTGCATTAccttaaatacaaataaaatgaaatgagacaaagtatttttctttttttaaatgacGTTGATATTGACAAGTAGAACTTGTGCTATCATCTATGTAGTAAGCCAAGAGTCTTGCTAAAAACTTCTGttgtgatttattttatttttatattataattagaatttttaatttgggagtaaaatattttttcttttcattttcttaattatatttttaaatattttctcttttctttgagaggtgtatttttatataatattatcgcaactagacaaaaaaaatgtctctaaatcattttaactattatttatactttttttttaaaacacttgttatttatttcaatttaaaaataaccttatgtcattttaatgttttattataaatttaaaatataataatttataaatgcaaagactatttattgtaattatatacaaataaatatcTACCCTATTCATTAGGCAGAttaaaataatatcttaaatGATCATTTAACAAATGAGAATTATTGTTCTCACTGGCACAGCTGTTATTTAAACTATTAACGtgcctaattttttatttctaaaattattattttcatgtttaatatGTATGGTATGcaatataattatgattttactatatatttttttcacgtCACACTACataatgaaatcatgattttattgtgtATTTCTTCATTCACAAACAACATAAAGATATCATATTTCTCTAGTGTAAAAGGAGgtgtaaaaaaatacacaaagaaAACATGATTACATTGTGTATTTCGTAAAAAATACATAACGGAatcatgttttaattatgtattttttacacccatcttaattaattttaattgtaagtttcctttttttaaagcaataaaattaattgtgatataatttattatttttaataataattgatatcttttttttaaaaaaaatcaaattaaattaattggatACAAGTTACCATTTTTAAACCTaactgaattaattattttataaattacctTTATTAACTGtagtcaaattattttatattgtaattaatttaatttcaattaaaaaacggAGGAGAATAAAATAGTGAGAGAGGAAGGGAAATGGTGGGGTGTTATGATGGAGAAGTGAGAGTTGAAGGGGGTTGGGATCGTTCGAAAGCTCATAAGAATAAAATGGTCATTTGCTAAAGTTTAATACTGTCAATAGCAATGCCCTTTACCAATTAATGTGAGtcttgaatatataaaaattaaatccataactcattcatatatattgataaaaaaaataattcaaaagggTTAAGGATTTGTCGGTGCTgtaagaataatttatttaataagaaaacTAATGTTCAATTCTCatatatctaaaattttattggaCCAATAAAACATATACTACAAATAAAATTAGTCTTTATCGGGTAGATTAAGGGACATCAtgattttgacaaaaataaaatgattgtgGGCTACAAGAATCGTGTAACTTGGCAGTGGCTGGCTAAGTTCCTCCACCATGCTCTTTCAAGGCATAAGCATAAAGCACTTATTACCAACACATGCTCATTGCACACACTGATTTGATCCCCGACTTCCTAgcagtttctatttttttttttttatatcatgatATCGGTAcggattatttattaattttattaataattaatctctatcgaaaaatttaattaatcatttttaatgacgtcttcttttttaattaagttcttttttatttacaaaacttAAATCCAAGACccaagaaaatcaaatctaaaatcaCTTAAAGTAAAGAGTTGCAGGTAACTTATGTTCATTATTATAGAATGCAAAGAAATGTTTTATTGCACTCACCGCTGCCCCTATTTATGGCTATGACAAAGAGGTGGTTACCTCATCAAATGGGGAGGGATTCTTTGATGCCAAGTCAGAAACTTTGACAGTGAGGAGCATGTATAGATAGATTAAACACATGCCACGGTTATGATAAACACacattcacttttatttttttcaactacCAAACAACCTaaagtcattttattttctactctatttttcttctcctcttttcttttctttcactttctttttctttcttaaactaACTATACCTTGATATTTCTCTAGACGAAGTAGCTATACATTATCATAACTTTCGACCACCTAATGTAGTAATTAGggtatgtttggataaacttactCATGAGGATTTTTATTtctatgagaaaaaaataagaagaaaaaatgaaataatttttttataagttaatagATAAGTTAATTTGAAGAAATGAtcttatattaatttctttaaagttgattttttaacTTGTACGTAGCCTAATTTTAGCTCatgaaaaaacttattttgtttttgggaaAAATGTGCTTTTAATTCTTATACTCTTAGTCAAACATGATCAAggtcttttttgtattttcatattgatgaatttggtcctcaattttttttaaaaaaataatatagatttAATCCctcttaactttaaaaaaatatgataaaattcttAGATTGTGACTAAAttctacatatttttttaaagtttgatcaaaattaaaaatatagaaattttgatcatgtttgatagaaaaatataagaactaaaaacatattttttatcattttttttactcgTATATTTAGTTATGGATAAGTTTATCCAACCATATCTTTAATCCCACTAATCAGTAACATATCCTAACTAAGTAAATTGATTCTGAAATGTAAGCAATGATTTAGCTAATTAAGCTAACAATAATTGTTACAGGTTAGAGGAGGAAAGGAGTCCTGTGACCCATGACAAAGCCATGGATACATAGTAATATGAAACTTCAATTCAGCCATTCTCTTGAGCATTGGCAattggttttcaatttttttagtttcccCCTTTCTTTAATGGACATTGGCTACTGATCTTCTTGGTAAGGCATGGCCATTTTTCTTGACACATGAGACAAATTGTTGTAGACCTGATGGAATGAAAGGCTTATAATCTTTTCAATTTAAGCCAATGAATCCACCTATATGTTTGTTCAACGTGCCTACTGCTTGTAGTTCTGGTGTTCTGTGGAGAAAATTTGTGTCCCTTGAATCTGTTAGAAGGTTAGATATAAAGATTAGAGTGGTTAAGAAATGTCCAAGTGGCTGAGTTGGGTGTTATGTCATGTAGTATAAAGATTTGCGGGGACCAAAATGTAATGCTTCTCTTTGCTGCAAATGAATGAAGTTTATCTTCTGAAATTATTGGTAGTAGCTTACATTACCATTGACCTATAGGTTCATCTAGTCATCCAGCTAGAAGAAAATTATTACCTTAGCCAAGAAATTTTCTTCCAAGATTCTGttatttatagtaatttttaaatcaCAATACCAACAAATCTTgcctttcaagaaaaaaaaaataccaacaaaTCTTTTGGAGTAAAGAGTTTAGTTTTTCAAGAGGGTGTTTTTGCTACTTTCATTTTCATTAGTATATTTTCACTAATTACTATTAACATTTTTGGTTTGGTGGTGAATCTCCAAAAcatcaaaatggaaaaaaaattggtggCAGTAATATTCTTTAGACTTGGCACGGAAACTTAATCAATTTTCACTTGATGCATTTCCACTCCATACACACATTATACAAAGATTAgacttttttactttattttttaagactttacaaaaaaaaaaaaaatcttattcatCATTTTATTTGCGAATCAAACTCAATaattgaaactagccaaatagccaattaatttaaaagtaactTTTACCTAATCAGAAAAACTTACAAATATAGCTAAAATTGGTGA
Above is a window of Glycine soja cultivar W05 chromosome 12, ASM419377v2, whole genome shotgun sequence DNA encoding:
- the LOC114378516 gene encoding uncharacterized protein LOC114378516; its protein translation is MRSSPSSLGSSSRLGSRLRKKHKRLDAICEEEYTRNHGELNEDNELSEDNEDLNPDVGVRRSSRVRCAPVLLDASPAPPKKRRKVGKGGISRSVEGARRLGRKNKGSGGTWSSRLRSRVGNVGVRVKEETESPRGKRKLFEGMVRRRGDREVGRKEELGGLMPKVVKSKRPGRIKATKHEEGHEEDVSDGSLEESKSQEVEIVLSSGEESDSDSETESCGGDRMDDSDGNTSPVIGNEEGNLMDDSDGDVSPMIRNEEGDQMDDLDGNDPLMVGNEEKNLPNDLQIEECGGNAEPSPVEHLVKVDDQLESAKESKRVGDVAEQVDNKGSVGKEVDVNENVLKDANDGKEADVDENVLKDANVGRLDELKHASVDKRGHQRIKEGRRCGLCGGGSDGKPPKRLAQDNGESENEAYSGSSSSEETNYDIWDGFDDEPAWLGRLLGPINDHCGIARIWVHLHCAVWSPEVYFANFGCLKNVRAALFRGRALKCTRCGRRGATTGCRVDRCPRTYHLPCARASGCIFDHRKFLIACTDHRHLFQPCGNKYLSWIKKLKARKMMWEIRKRSNEACRKDIGDEERWLENCGEDEEFLKRENKRLHRDLLRIAPVYIGGSESASENSFQGWESVAGLKDVICCMKEVVILPLLYPELFDNLGLTPPRGVLLHGHPGTGKTLVVRALIGACSRGDKRVAYFARKGADCLGKYVGDAERQLRLLFQVAEKCQPSIIFFDEIDGLAPCRTRQQDQTHSSVVSTLLALMDGLKSRGSVVVIGATNCPESVDPALRRPGRFDREIYFPLPSIEDRASILSLHTQKWPKPITGSLLEWIARKTSGFAGADLQALCTQAAMNALKRNFPLQEVLSLAAEEKHSGSKHIPLPSFAVEERDWLEAYFSSPLPCSRRDAGNAANDVVCYPLPIQLIPCLLQPLCTLLVSLYLDERLWLPLPISKAATVIKDVMISALDKKQKPSDHWWLHMDDFLQETNIVYELKRNLTCSGILSANDGIAGSFDTVDDANNNSLKFESSTRNHLGMHSGLCALTNKSGFRILISGNSRSGQRHLASSLLHCFIGNIEVQKIDMATILQEGHGVVVQGIGQILMKCASRQSCIVFLPRIDLWAVEKHFQIAERIDSCLTMGKSCFTPNEVVQKENDISNEKNSTEMTKGQANTKASYAWMSFIEQVESIDVSTSLMILATSEVPYTELPCKVREFFKSYQSKDGRSTPLEQTIPRFSVQIDENFDHDMVINLSALELLRIVVEQLVQLIHQRSHVHMGSQKGRSYKSIEVSKDKEVCQRKEDGPANDKREIQLESFTKVPPTPNSKSMKGKSILLLAISTFGYQILLYPHFTELCWVTSKLDEGPCTDVSGPWRGWPFNSCIIRPNNSHDQVAVSCSSGGTKSREASGLVRGLIAVGLSAYRGVYKSVREVSLDVRKVLEILIEKINTRIQAGKDRYQYFRILSQVAYLEDMVNNWAYSLLSLEQDSPEHKIKAIPASGGPLNSHLTHENHQTEGEDCHLVVPVDGNDLETLEGSQKEIPAETTGCLASDDKNDNADIFDCDDGNASSEGHLQNHSFSDKNINNSIAASQPLYPSTSQENGILFGQSEFVTAGNNEEMDGELGISKGLNKSTCTQSVVPSENGLHTACEPKKHDVEIGNIRSDQPLSLPSVETGAKSSDVKSDKQENAPDSNVSSSNGCGPAESGVICLYQCCPACLHSLHHLTKKILVEKWGLNSDKWTAEDVHDAVASLSVDLISAVRKCFMPEDFIDSSNKTSRNEKRGTSLDCLKLSTCNNGNQRKDVVPAECVSHSASQHATAMEGMVLNEESSKHDLKFVFRDGVLVHLDPDKDVSVHCKFENLCLCSLRELIVMKKRPFD